GGGGAGGTGGTCTGGGTAGAGGCGGGGGAGCTCAAAAGCCTCCAGGTCCTCCCCCCAAGCCCCACCCCTTGCGCCTTTGAGTGGATCTACTTCGCCCGGCCCGATAGTCTCTTGGACGGGATAGAGGCCTACCAGGCCCGGGTGCGGATGGGGGAGGAGCTCTTCCGGGAGGCCCCGGCGGAGGCGGACATCGTGGTCCCCGTGCCCGACTCCGGCATAGGGGCCGCCGTGGGCTACGCCCGGGCCAGCGGCCTCCCCCTGGAGTACGGCCTTTACAAGACCCCCTCCGCCGGGCGCCCCTTCACCCAGCCCCCCCAGGAGCTCGGGGACCTGAAGACCCGCCTCAAGCTCTCCCCCACCTCGGCGGTGAGGGGCAAGCGGGTGGTCCTCATAGACGACTCCATCGTCCGGGGCACCACCAGCAGGCGCATCGTGGGCATGTTGAAGGAGGCGGGGGCCAAGGAGGTCC
The DNA window shown above is from Thermus aquaticus and carries:
- a CDS encoding phosphoribosyltransferase family protein, giving the protein GEVVWVEAGELKSLQVLPPSPTPCAFEWIYFARPDSLLDGIEAYQARVRMGEELFREAPAEADIVVPVPDSGIGAAVGYARASGLPLEYGLYKTPSAGRPFTQPPQELGDLKTRLKLSPTSAVRGKRVVLIDDSIVRGTTSRRIVGMLKEAGAKEV